In Diorhabda carinulata isolate Delta chromosome 6, icDioCari1.1, whole genome shotgun sequence, a single genomic region encodes these proteins:
- the LOC130895710 gene encoding general transcription factor IIH subunit 3 → MNNITLPNEISPDNTTLDETSLLVIILDSNPGQKMLRESPHVLTHCVDSIIAFANSHLMQKAQNKLAIMACHSKTSQFIYPNQGKNTDVRQVDGQYEIFTAVEKITKKNLAKLLTSENSTVITESLLAGAIAMALCYIARLQRTKPPGAKLNCRILVVTGSSCSASQYMNYMNVFFTAQKQNVVIDVCALEQHLSLLQQGCDITNGMYLKVPQLQGLLQYLLWVFLPEPPIREKLVLPPSLKVDYRAACFCHRQLIDIGHVCSVCLSIFCKFSPICTTCHTVFKMPALPAVKQKKKKKL, encoded by the exons atgaataacaTCACCCTTCCGAATGAAATTTCTCCAGATAACACTACATTGGATGAAACTAGTTTGTTAGTAATTATTTTGGACAGTAATCCGGGTCAAAAGATGTTACGAGAAAGCCCACATGTCTTGACTCATTGTGTAGATTCTATAATAGCTTTTGCTAATTCACATTTGATGCAAAAAGCTCAAAATAAATTGGCGATTATGGCATGCCATTCAAAGACAAG TCAGTTCATCTATCCAAACCAGGGGAAAAATACAGATGTTCGGCAAGTGGATGGGCAGTATGAAATATTTACAGCAGtggaaaaaataacgaaaaagaaTCTGGCAAAGTTGTTGACTTCAGAAAACTCAACTGTTATTACAGAATCTTTATTAGCAGGAGCTATTGCAATGGCTCTATGCTATATTGCAAGACTTCAAAGGACCAAACCTCCTGGAGCAAAG TTGAATTGTAGGATATTAGTTGTCACAGGAAGTAGTTGTTCGGCTTCTCAGTATATGAATTATATGAATGTATTTTTTACTgctcaaaaacaaaatgttgtGATAGACGTTTGCGCTCTAGAACAACATTTAAGTCTCTTACAACAAGGATGTGATATAACTAATGGAATGTATCTTAAAGTGCCACAATTACAAGGACTATTACAGTATTTATTA tgGGTGTTTTTACCTGAACCACCAATTAGGGAAAAACTAGTGTTACCCCCATCCCTTAAAGTCGACTACAGAGCCGCTTGTTTTTGTCACAGACAATTAATTGATATTGGACATGTTTGTTCAGTATGTCTTTCAA TTTTCTGCAAATTTAGTCCCATATGTACAACTTGTCA taccGTTTTCAAGATGCCTGCTCTACCAGCagtaaaacaaaagaaaaaaaagaaattgtga
- the LOC130895706 gene encoding 227 kDa spindle- and centromere-associated protein-like: MKKALNNKFFRTKKLIRRVLSKPLLDQSDESASRVITIEEPMDSQEIVLKNELDALKDQISNLKVAIQTLQNDTEQKDIYIANLAREKEKITLDLLKTKRSNVSLAKQLEDERKFYFKEKELYCHEMNEFRRLKRQWSNSSIAQNEKTIEECRHEILKLKQTLNQTLEANYNLSIKFLRMKNTKTCLKTELHAMRLEHKKLVNDYKTKIENLSLELNDLVNEKLNASISPSSKKYLQLVKQNGCLVYENLCLQLDVDNLNFKMEKLKCRQSKSSSNEHLKYINHKMQNRNQREKDSLKLSIYSETPEKLEKEPKPCCSKNQIEDNEIIKLFERKDGKMRKSRRNKKEEIKQKTSSTDTKNPGSDLKISIPDEYKINIDDCYRQKIAKNSSKIALFQVSNVTSTTSSSFSHPFTPNVKRIRSSPDILESVDFIKKP; the protein is encoded by the exons ATGAAAAAGGCCctaaataataagttttttcgtACTAAGAAGTTAATTAg AAGAGTATTATCAAAGCCTTTATTAGATCAATCAGATGAATCTGCATCTCGTGTGATAACTATTGAAGAACCCATGGATTCACAagaaattgtattgaaaaatgaaCTCGACGCTCTTaaagatcaaatatcaaatttaaaggtTGCCATTCAAACTCTGCAAAATGATACAgaacaaaaagatatttatatagCTAATTTAGCTcgtgaaaaggaaaaaattaccCTGGATCTTCTGAAAACAAAAAGATCCAATGTTTCTTTAGCAAAACAATTAGAAGACGAAcgcaaattttatttcaaagaaaaagaattataCTGTCACGAAATGAACGAATTTAGGAGACTAAAGAGACAATGGAGCAATTCATCAATAGCTCAAAATGAAAAAACCATTGAGGAATGTAGACACGAAATATTAAAGTTGAAACAAACTCTTAATCAAACATTAGAGGCAAATTACAATCTAAGCATCAAATTTTtgagaatgaaaaatactaaaacaTGTTTAAAAACGGAATTACATGCAATGAGACTCGAACACAAAAAG ctAGTTAATgattataaaactaaaattgagAACTTATCACTTGAATTAAATGACTTGGTAAACGAAAAATTGAATGCCTCCATTTCTCCAAGCAGTAAAAAATATCTTCAG CTAGTAAAACAAAATGGTTGCTTGGTTTATGAAAATCTGTGTCTTCAACTCGATgttgataatttaaattttaaaatggaaaaattgaaatgccGTCAGTCGAAAAGTTCGAGTAATGagcatttaaaatatattaatcataaGATGCAAAATAGAAATCAAAGAGAAAAAGATTCTTTGAAACTTTCTATTTATAGTGAGACTCCGGAGAAACTCGAAAAAGAACCTAAACCGTGTTGTAGCAAGAATCAAATAGAAGATAACGaaataatcaaactttttgaaagaaaagatggtaaaatgagaaaatctagaaggaataaaaaggaagaaattaAACAGAAGACTTCATCAACTGATACAAAAAACCCCGGAagtgatttaaaaatatctataccTGACGAATATAAGATAAATATAGATGATTGTTATAGACAAAAAATAGCCAAAAACTCATCAAAAATAGCACTCTTTCAGGTTTCTAATGTAACTTCCACTACGTCTAGTTCCTTTAGCCACCCCTTCACTCCAAATGTAAAGAGAATTCGCTCTTCACCAGATATTTTAGAAAGCGTAGATTTCATTAAAAAgccttga